The Dioscorea cayenensis subsp. rotundata cultivar TDr96_F1 chromosome 8, TDr96_F1_v2_PseudoChromosome.rev07_lg8_w22 25.fasta, whole genome shotgun sequence genome segment AACACACATGCATCTAACTTCTATTATAAGATGAACAATGTAGCTAATTTGACATTCTATGATCCATACCCACATAAATGAACTAACTGCGAAAAATCTCATGAGCAACAAGGTATACTTTcataatttgacacaatcaTTTTCAATGAATGCCAAGAGCAAATGCACATAAGCTATACAATCCCAAAAACTCgcatgaataaaaatttagacctagtttaaaattatatgattCATACCCACACAGCATGAACTAATCTCAGAAACCCTCATTGCAAGTTTGTTAGTCTTGAATGTTCGGATAAGTATTACTAGAATACTACCATTCGCATGtcataaaaccaagaaaatatcatgagcattattttaatgaattcaAGAATACCTTTAGTAACAGCACTAGGATCCTCATAGAAGCCAGCGATGATAGAAACATGCCCTGGCCTCGACTCCGTGGGAGGGCGGGCATGAGAAATCCCCCATCGGCCTTTCTCTCTGATCACGCTCCTCAAAAACGGCGCCCGGAACCGACCCTCCGAATCCGGTTCAAAGAACTTGTCCGCGCGCAGACCATCAGCTGCAAACACATGGAAAATCCCAAATGAGCAAGAACAGTCTCAACAATCAAGAAACAGAAATGAGATAGGGTTCTAATAAGCATATGACCAACAAGGAGGACGAGGCGCTTGGCGGggggagtgaagcgctgaggaaCGGGATCCATGCCATGGATGATGGGAGTCTTGAAGTAGATGTCGAAGATGCTTAGCATGTAGACGGCGTGGAGCACGATGCCCAGCGCCACTAGCCACCGCTCACGACGGCGCACCTGCAGCTCCCACCAGCGACCACTTCTCCTGCGTTTCTGCGGatgatgctgagagagctcGGAATCCGCGCCCAAGATCCCGGTTCCGGCCATGGATTCTCGCTCTGGTCTCCAGGAGGGGCGCAAGAGAGGAGAGATCACCGGAGATCGAGAGTAGTGGATCTCAGGCTCTTTGCGTTCAAAATGAAGCAAAAGAAACTGGGAAgctaaatttaaaacaaataaataaaatactcggtaaaataaataaataaataaataaataatgtggGCTTGGATCGAAAGTTTGATCAACGACAGCCCGAAACCAATACCCTCCCCCGTGTAAGGTAAAATTTCGTGTTGGAACCCTATTTTGTGGGTTTTTGTCGAGGTTACCGCACTGCAACAGTTGAAATTTCAGTTACATAGTATTGTTTACTGGTTATATATACGGTGACCCTCACACTTACCAGTACACTCCTCTGCTAACTCTATATGGTCTCTTGTACAGATAAAAAATGACCACGTTTTTTTGGGTGATGCTGTGCGaacatatatttaatgtatGCAGGTGCACATTTGTATAgtaatctatatattttttctatgatACTGGTGTGTAACATTTTTATGATAACACAACCCtttcaaatgtaaaaaattaacCCTTCTTTGTTATCTACAATGGGGTAATGTCTTTCAAAAGATAACAAATTCACACAATCAATGCAAGACACTGATTTTAGTGTTGAAAACCTTTCAAATCAAGGAGAAAACCACGAGATTGATTAAAGCCACTTAAAATGCTTCCAAACAATAGAGTTACAAAAGATTTCTTCTATCTAACTAAAGGTATACAAACATAATAGCAGCAGTattcaataaaagaaattttcaacAACACACGCTTATTTTCATATCTCAAATATGGAAACAATGACTTTAAGGAGAGTTTAAAAGAAATCAAACTGGTGGATTAAGATATTTACTAGCAAGGATGAAGCTCTACTCAAAGTGTGGGTGAAATCCCAAATCGTTTTGCTATCCGATcttcttacaaaaaaaaaactcaagccctaacctcctttttttttctactcCTTGACTTCTTTCTTTCTCCTTATGTCTCTAACTCTCTATGAATGAGAGAGTTTTTACACCTACAAGCTTCTCATATGAAAAACCCAAGTTTCCCATTGTCCTTCTATTAATtgacatagcttcattttttgttccttttttttcattaaatggAGTGACCcacttttatttaattgttaggGCCCAAATGTAGCAACACCCCAATAggttttctataatttttatatataattcttatatatatatatatatatatatacacaaacataTAAGTATTTCTTGGTCTATTGACATTGAGTCCCTATGTAAGATATTAGTATcccgcaaaaaaaaaaaattggttcaaACCTAAACCTATGTTGTTCCCAACACATAGCTAGTCCACatttcatcaatatatatatcatcatggCAAACAccctcatttaaaaaaaaaccagagaCATGCATAAATGTGAAATTAATAACGCAACACACTTTGAAATTTAATCTCAAATCCTCCACGAAACAAATACCCGTAAGAATTCCACTGCCAATAGACCTTACATAAGAATTCCACTGTCAATAGACCAAGAGATCGTTGCATGTGATTTATCATTTTCAACCAAGCACAAAATTAAGCTTCCAAAAAAACCTTTTACCTAGTGAATGGCCTAAATGTTTTTTCAGcatgattattttttctaaattaaattatgtattttaaaaataattataaaaacagGACAAATCATATCAAAGCAGACTCAAACATCCTCATCTCTTCTCACAATGACAAAAGGCATCaactttttaagttttttttttataaatgcacATGAGACTATGATACATGACTACAAAGTACAAACAAGCCAGAGTACTAACAAGCAGCAGCATATATAGATCACCACAACACACCACaccacatgcacaaaagtaaagTAAGATAACATCTACTTAAGAGAatattcacatatttaattaacaacagcaaacacacacacacacaaaacaaagacaaaatttACATAATTAACAACAGGcaaacacatacacacacacatacacacacacaaaacaaagagaaatatatatatatatatatatataattttaagggCATTTGGGCTTGTTATGATGAGTAGTCATATTGACGTAGCAGGATCCGCACACCTCCCGGTTACCATATGTGCCTGGTGGTACACACTTGCACCTGAAGCAGCACGTGCCGCACGCCCTTTTGCACAAGTTCGGCCTTGAGTGCTTGCTACACCGCACTCCACACAATTTTCCGCAATCTGcatgcatttatatataaatataatttgaaaattaacgACTATTATTTAATGCagtgaaatattataaaaataatgaattcacataatcaaaaatactatataaatattacGGTGATTCATTTATTAGTTAAATATTCATGAAGATCCGTGcaagaatattatttttttcctcctcTAAAATTAGAtagagaaaaaatttattagttcagtttgatttttaaaatattttattttaataaaattataaatatagaaaattttggcTACAGGTATTTTTactgatttatattaaaaaaaaatttaaaactaaagaacatcaaatatatttatttaacttatatatttaactgaacatacaaattgcaaaagagaagagaagagaaactCAAaagtgagatatatatatatatatatttgaaaaaatttataaaccacATGTATTAATAGAAAAAGACAGAGAGATATAACATagaacatgaatatatatatatgtttgatgttCGCTTGTGTCGTTTGTTTTTGCTAGTATTGCTTACCATGTCTTGACAAAATACTGGTTCAATTCATTGCCTCtcttttactattttatattttgtcaaaCATTACAatatctaattatttaattaggaTACAAAAATCACAGGATAAAAAAGGTTGGAAATAAATGGAAgtctcagaaaaaaaaaaaaaaagtttgagaaACCAACCAGGCATGGGGAAAACCCAGCCGTTGCCACCATTTGGGGATGGAATCATCTGCAATAACcttgaatataattaaaaaaaaaccttaaaaaaatacaaaaatcaatgataaaagcaaagaaacaataCATGCATTTCACAAATGTGAAATAAGcccaaaacattaaaaaaaaaaccaagataattaaagaaaagagagaCAAATCTATTACCTTCCCAGGTCCACCAACTACCTCAAAGCAACAGACCTGCAaaccaaaacattaataaaaaaaactcaaaaataaaccTCAGAGACAAACAGAGAGAAACAGAGAGATGACCTGaaagacaaaaagaagaaggaaggccAGTGCAAGAGTTGGGAAATGGACTTTGAAAGCCATCAggatgaaatgaaaaagaagagtgCTTGAGCCTCTTAGCCTCTATACAAAGAGAGAGAAGTGTAACATATGATTGAGGCCTGGGCACATCACAGGGGAGAGTGAGATGGTATATAAATATCTACTATAAAGGAGGGCGTTACGGctagagaaataaataaatatatatatatatatacgtacaTGTGTAATAGGCCATGAGGCATGGGATAATTACGTTAAAAGCGGAGCTTTCACAATTCACACTGTGTCTGCcgttgtttgttttaatttctagGTTTCTGGTTTTCAGGACACGTAGCATTCTATTAACAGCTCAGCTATTACTGTCTTGCAACCTGGCATTCTTTGTGAATAGAGTACTGTCTGtacttttataaatatatatatatatatatatatatatatatggcatggGGGCATGCACATTATTGTTTAGATCTAATTACCAgattggtccctctattatagTGAAAGTGTCATTTCAGTCCCcctattattttttgtccttatgggatccctctattttaccattTAATGGAATACAAGTCCTTCTCTCTTATATCATTTGTCCCTAAAAGGTCCCTAGGAGGGACTTTCATTTCACTAAATGGTAAAATAGAAAAATCCCAGaaggacaaaaaataatatggagACTGAAAGGGCACTTTCACTATAATAGAGGGGTCAATCTGGTAATTAAACCTATTGTTTACTATTACATCCTTTGGATGCTCTAACagctaatatttatataaatattatgtaaatttattaattataattactaTACACTATTACGGTATAATAATGTATATTactgtttaataatatttataaataaattataactatTAACGTCtttaaatcttatatatatatatatatatataaattcatcaATTGTGAACATTTataagctaaaaaaaattagagatagaaaaatatatacacaaaattgatataacaataataacataaatagtAACCAAACTATATACCTCTAAAGAGAATGGGTAATTGAAGTATCCattggtttttataaaatttttctgaaTGGtgctaataaaaatcaaattagcaCTGTTCCGGACACTGTCATAGAGCACTATATAAGAGCATTGTTAAAGACAGAGAAATGATATACAAAATCCAATAGCTGAAACATAGACATTTCTAGAATTGAATTAACACCACTGGCTTGATTTTTCTATTACAAATATGCTCCCATGATTTATACAAAATACAACAATTTCTCAAAAGATAATCATGGTATCTCACACTTCATGACTAATtgatcatgaaaaatattcatAGTAATAACAATGAGCTGTGTTACtagttattataattaagttaaaagaaaattttcaggGGTGCATATGCAAAGAAGTAAATACAATAACCTATAACATATTAACACGGTGGAAACATCCAAGATTCCAAGAATATGACCACTCAgcaaataaaatcatagcatTTAATCCTCATGAAAAATCGGCACCACAGAACAAGGGCACATTAAATCCCACATTTCCAGTTATATAAGTtaaaattagtaataaaatttaatgtacttaagaacataaaacaaaattttgtcttGCTATCATGCAAAGTTATCAGGTTTTCTCATTGAACATATCCCCTCTTTTTCCCAACAAGACATCACACATGGCCAACCTCCTCAACGCATCAAACATAACACCAGCAAACTGCAAGACCACGCAAGCCTTCTGAAAGTGGAACGGACTGAAAGAGAATTTGAATTTAACAGTCACTGGCATAAATAGGAcctaaaaacatatattaatctCCTTCTCACTCATCTCATAAACATGATCACGAGCTTCCGTTAAAGCAACCTGTGGGCATATAAATAAGGAAATCATATCACAAGTTTTGTAGGTTCATGCAACATTTTTTTTCAGTGTACAATGCAAACCTGTCCGTATTTGGTAAAAAAATTGCTTGAAAGGTTCAGTGATGTAACTGCAAGATCTTCGTTAGCCTTAAGAGCCTGAGCCAGAGCAAATGCACCTTTATCCTGTCAAGAGATATGGGTTTAAATCAAGTGTGAATTCTCAAACATGCATTGTTTTATTTAGCACATACTCTTATTTCATTGAAACCCAAGTCAAGCGATGTCAAGGCTTCATTCACAATTTTCAAGCTTTGAGCCAAGCGGACAGCACCCTGAATAAAGAGGATTAAGAGAAGCTCGATGAGGGAGGAACAATGGGCATAATAATAGCTTATATTTCTTCATATCATTAAACAGAAGACCCATACATCATCGCCAAGTCCATTTGCCCGTAAATCAAGAGTAGACAAAGTCGTGTTGTACTTCAATGCATCTGCAATGTACTCAGCACCCTTTGGTCCTATCTGCAtaaattttttcacttttttgtcAATAGTCCAAGACTACATGCTTTGGAAGGGAAGAAATTGAATTGCGCCTCACCTGGCACCAACCAAGCTTTAATGTTTCTACCTTCCCGTGGAACTTGAGAATGTCACATAAAGCCTTTACACCTTCTGGTCCAATGGGATTGTAGCCTAATTCCAACTAAAAATGAAATGCAACCAACTTAATTACATAAGCCAGAATATGCCTATATATATGAATGTCCAAACAGTCAATGACTTACAGTTGTTAGGACAGAGTTATCTTTTAAAGCACGAGCTATTTCACTCGCTCCTTTTGCATGGATGTTATTACCGCCCTGTAAACATTACTCCCCTTACTTCAGAAAAGCAGAAGAGAATGAAAAGCCAAAAGGTCTCACACAAC includes the following:
- the LOC120267824 gene encoding gibberellin-regulated protein 14-like — translated: MAFKVHFPTLALAFLLLFVFQVCCFEVVGGPGKMIPSPNGGNGWVFPMPDCGKLCGVRCSKHSRPNLCKRACGTCCFRCKCVPPGTYGNREVCGSCYVNMTTHHNKPKCP
- the LOC120267439 gene encoding NLR family CARD domain-containing protein 3-like, encoding MSGLSAHKGKITLLDIGNNEIGSKGAFHVAEYIKKSKSLLWLNLYMNDIGDEGAERIADALKENRTITTIDLGGNNIHAKGASEIARALKDNSVLTTLELGYNPIGPEGVKALCDILKFHGKVETLKLGWCQIGPKGAEYIADALKYNTTLSTLDLRANGLGDDGAVRLAQSLKIVNEALTSLDLGFNEIRDKGAFALAQALKANEDLAVTSLNLSSNFFTKYGQVALTEARDHVYEMSEKEINICF